A genome region from Alistipes dispar includes the following:
- a CDS encoding N-6 DNA methylase — translation MKLYEILKGSEYSLDMFSQEVIAELENRIIERIDKKGKTYPVVSCLVRNKEIKLTPEEIVRQLYAAKLINDYGYPKSRLAFEYPIYFGRETKRADIVIRDNDDANVAYIIVELKKPKAKDGREQLKSYTHATGASMAVWTNGTTIAYYQRQNPNYFKDIPNIPNVHQTLEDILQTPFTMDDLVKNDKLTKTGKSLKDLILEMEDEVLANAGVDVFEEVFKLIFAKLYDEQIGATEKDYNLVFRNSGQSDIQLKNKIEDLFRKACSKWTGVFAKDAKIALTPPHLSICVSSLEGVKLFNSNLDVVDEAFEYLMSKSSKGEKGQYFTPRYVIDMCVKMLNPQVDETMIDTAAGSSGFPVHTIFHVWKQMQIAANKPVNHLFTATPKSHAEIEYVQDNVFAIDFDEKAVRVARTLNLIAGDGHTNVLHLNTLDWARWNTVTKEETWVDTYNDGFKKLKQLRVGNDFGQFNFAILMANPPFAGEIKEGQILSRYDLGMKNGKAQKSVSRDILFIERNLSFLKPGGRMAIVLPQGRFNNSSDKTIREYIAERCRILAVVGLHGNTFKPHTGTKTSVLFVQKWDDVLCPKVDDYNIFFATQQKEGKNNSGDKLYWKSDKIGTTTDPKLALCDKYGHPVVYHDLLATVNYNWNEEKKCNEIEQITPDGIAEAFVEFAKKERLSFFADAPLIK, via the coding sequence ATGAAATTATACGAAATCCTCAAAGGCTCCGAATACAGTTTGGATATGTTCAGTCAAGAAGTCATTGCCGAGTTGGAGAACCGGATTATTGAACGGATCGACAAAAAGGGTAAAACCTATCCGGTGGTATCATGTCTTGTGCGTAATAAAGAAATAAAACTGACACCGGAAGAAATTGTCAGACAACTATATGCGGCTAAATTGATAAATGATTACGGTTATCCTAAAAGCCGGTTGGCTTTTGAATATCCGATTTATTTCGGACGTGAAACCAAGCGCGCAGATATCGTGATCCGGGATAATGACGATGCTAACGTCGCCTACATCATAGTTGAGCTGAAAAAACCGAAAGCCAAAGATGGCCGAGAACAGCTGAAATCTTACACCCATGCGACGGGTGCAAGTATGGCCGTATGGACTAACGGAACGACGATAGCCTATTATCAACGCCAGAATCCGAACTATTTCAAGGATATTCCTAATATTCCCAATGTGCACCAAACATTGGAGGATATCCTGCAAACTCCTTTTACTATGGACGATTTGGTCAAAAACGACAAACTGACCAAAACAGGCAAGTCGCTTAAAGACCTGATTCTCGAAATGGAAGATGAAGTTCTGGCAAATGCCGGCGTCGATGTATTCGAGGAGGTGTTCAAACTGATATTCGCCAAATTGTATGACGAACAAATCGGAGCTACGGAGAAAGATTACAATCTCGTATTCCGCAACTCCGGACAAAGTGATATTCAATTGAAAAATAAAATTGAGGACCTCTTCCGCAAGGCATGCAGCAAATGGACTGGCGTGTTTGCTAAAGATGCAAAAATAGCTTTGACTCCCCCGCATTTGTCCATCTGCGTCTCCTCGCTCGAAGGCGTCAAATTGTTCAATTCCAATCTCGACGTAGTGGACGAGGCTTTCGAGTATCTGATGAGCAAAAGCAGCAAGGGTGAAAAAGGGCAATACTTCACACCCCGTTATGTTATCGATATGTGTGTCAAAATGCTCAATCCGCAGGTGGATGAAACGATGATCGATACGGCTGCAGGCAGCTCGGGATTCCCTGTTCACACGATATTTCATGTATGGAAACAGATGCAGATAGCAGCTAATAAACCGGTAAATCATCTGTTCACGGCAACGCCGAAAAGTCATGCAGAAATCGAATATGTACAAGATAATGTTTTTGCCATCGACTTCGATGAAAAAGCCGTTCGTGTAGCTCGAACCCTGAATTTGATTGCCGGCGATGGTCATACGAATGTTCTGCACTTGAATACGCTCGATTGGGCCCGCTGGAATACGGTTACAAAGGAAGAAACATGGGTAGATACCTACAATGATGGCTTCAAAAAGTTGAAACAGTTACGTGTCGGCAACGATTTCGGACAGTTCAACTTTGCCATTCTGATGGCCAATCCGCCGTTTGCCGGTGAGATTAAAGAGGGGCAGATTTTAAGTCGTTACGATCTGGGTATGAAGAATGGTAAGGCACAAAAGAGTGTCAGCCGTGATATTCTTTTCATTGAACGCAATCTTAGTTTCTTGAAACCGGGCGGGCGTATGGCAATCGTATTACCGCAAGGCAGATTCAACAACAGCAGCGACAAGACCATCCGCGAATATATCGCAGAACGATGTCGTATCCTTGCCGTCGTGGGGCTGCACGGCAACACATTCAAGCCGCATACCGGCACCAAGACGAGTGTATTGTTCGTTCAGAAATGGGACGACGTACTGTGCCCGAAAGTCGATGATTATAACATCTTTTTCGCAACCCAGCAGAAAGAGGGCAAAAACAACAGCGGCGATAAATTATATTGGAAATCGGATAAAATCGGTACGACGACCGATCCGAAACTTGCACTTTGCGACAAATATGGACATCCTGTTGTTTATCACGATCTGCTCGCAACCGTAAATTATAACTGGAACGAAGAGAAAAAGTGCAATGAAATAGAGCAAATTACCCCCGACGGCATTGCCGAGGCGTTTGTCGAATTCGCCAAGAAAGAACGGCTATCTTTTTTCGCGGATGCCCCTTTGATAAAGTAA
- a CDS encoding restriction endonuclease subunit S, with protein sequence MEGLEIKEKKLYEVLSNKDFRIDSSFYTKEPKKNPDLIYAKIGEHLISSQYGISIEMNTDSVGYPIYRMNEIHDMLCDLDVDKCADITQAEYDRFALKDRDVLFNRTNSFEWVGRTGIYYQNDDIQRTFASYLVRLNPKDSILPEYLCAYLNCKYGEWDVKRRARQSINQTNVNPEEVKEIEIPILDIDLQQKIQCCFTQANSLRILSQKTYSEAELILHNELGINSIAVTDVNVSQKRFSDFINSGRLDAEYYQPKYDGLFSRLSEFETKRLGDIVRICKSIEPGSEAYQNQGIPFMRVSNLSKFGFSDTEIHLSSDEYGDVIRPKQNTILLSKDGSVGIAYKVEQDMNVITSGAILHLTITDNEFMPDYLTLVLNSVIVGMQAERDAGGSIIQHWKPSEIENVVIPKLSQEIQQEITNKVKESFALRRESKRLLNLAKTAVETTIEQGENAALRLLDR encoded by the coding sequence TTGGAGGGGCTGGAGATAAAAGAAAAAAAACTCTATGAAGTATTAAGTAATAAGGATTTTCGAATAGATAGTTCTTTTTACACAAAAGAGCCAAAGAAAAATCCGGATCTTATTTATGCTAAAATCGGCGAACACCTTATTTCGTCGCAATACGGTATATCTATCGAGATGAATACGGATTCTGTTGGATATCCTATTTACCGCATGAACGAGATTCATGATATGTTATGCGATCTTGATGTCGATAAATGTGCTGATATTACACAAGCCGAATACGACAGATTCGCATTAAAAGATAGGGATGTGCTATTTAATCGAACCAACTCCTTTGAATGGGTAGGTCGAACGGGCATATATTATCAAAATGATGATATACAGCGGACGTTTGCTTCTTATCTGGTAAGGCTGAATCCTAAAGACAGCATATTACCGGAATATCTGTGTGCCTATTTGAATTGCAAATATGGAGAATGGGATGTAAAGCGCAGAGCAAGGCAATCAATTAATCAAACCAATGTAAATCCGGAAGAAGTCAAAGAAATTGAAATCCCGATTCTTGATATCGATTTGCAACAAAAAATCCAATGCTGTTTTACACAGGCAAATTCTTTAAGAATTTTATCGCAAAAGACTTATTCCGAAGCAGAATTAATATTGCATAACGAATTAGGAATTAACTCGATAGCAGTAACCGATGTGAATGTATCACAAAAACGGTTTTCCGATTTTATTAATAGCGGCCGATTGGATGCGGAATATTATCAACCCAAATACGACGGTCTTTTTTCTCGATTGAGTGAGTTTGAGACTAAACGATTAGGAGATATAGTCCGAATCTGCAAATCAATAGAACCTGGAAGCGAAGCATACCAGAATCAAGGTATTCCCTTTATGCGTGTTAGCAATCTGTCTAAATTCGGTTTTTCGGATACGGAAATACATTTATCGTCAGATGAATACGGAGATGTAATTCGGCCTAAACAAAATACCATTCTACTCTCTAAAGATGGAAGTGTAGGTATTGCTTATAAAGTCGAACAAGATATGAATGTCATAACCTCAGGCGCAATATTGCATTTGACCATTACGGATAATGAATTTATGCCTGATTATTTGACGCTTGTCCTTAATTCTGTTATCGTTGGTATGCAGGCGGAACGAGATGCCGGAGGATCAATCATACAACACTGGAAACCGTCGGAAATCGAAAATGTCGTCATCCCAAAGTTAAGCCAAGAAATTCAACAGGAGATTACAAATAAGGTGAAAGAAAGTTTTGCATTACGACGTGAAAGCAAACGATTATTAAACCTTGCCAAAACCGCAGTAGAAACAACCATCGAACAAGGTGAAAATGCAGCTTTGAGACTATTAGATAGATAA